From the Solea senegalensis isolate Sse05_10M linkage group LG16, IFAPA_SoseM_1, whole genome shotgun sequence genome, one window contains:
- the syne3 gene encoding nesprin-3, with product MTQQEQQDFMESLEAALSWMQAIQERLKANDNTQGPRDALEARLRETEKIHQSEHEGWVKMDLVMVAAENLLQSGDEEMRNHTHTKLKELKSLWEETSTYIIHCHSRIEWVWLHWSEYLKAYEEFELWLTRLQCVLDTGVELQLGVKEKLWQVDQQRVAVSDVHGQAVLLERLLDEAAALHNRTQDPSVDSQAQKSLQEAYRDVRDRAEERLLLLQKIAEEHQTYQGCVQRFQSWLLSKTKELTDLMDRENTAEDKLKALQALDDSVAGEEKTLQHIEGLAEAVRRSTCPAGAEVVVEEAEELRLGWQRLRQGLCEAGEGLRSSLDSHSQYMSRSQRLEEDIGRLRVLLHELDHELLMGHEAEDHTDCNEEQMVGQWKKYTGVRNTLAGEESQVELLKSQLKELFKFSVDSQHLSDDVLAVVKEHQSVKSRATRLCSDSESGLRNVLQDPLLVYAQWSHMVSQVLEASAEVTDFSHIAMLVQKIEHLLKESVQLQERLSLLHVKGDLLDSVFGPERSDGLQGDLSAAIKNRELLHTQLLQRRNRLQALISRTKDFGDAYNLIRSKLGQLRDRLTAADVLQPDILAKKSQSDQFTVIQRDIEDCEAHITALETLVSSSQNNRTQFELLYAEWKHLHKAVRIKVQESQQSIADHESFHDSLLNIEKWLMIMKQKLKSFQSSSGEWSIEGRQHEAQRALGEFPEKEIQLQHMEVQGQRVLERTSEDGRIHIVCDMKRLRESWMALYNMSLNLHGLLNSTIKHTESGFRSIGGGTFTPEEEDSEVWTGSRGSRTQRGQQQDETVELFGTFASPVPKGMEGVDVENVISGQGEWIQGHSEGHIILSGQDGEHLSQNISSKTHVDSRRSFKGDEVDSFAWSFHGESQTHKDTDGFLDNEDSTVSDSHVLIGDRGVTALTTKGSTGRYRSRRAEFEAWLCKENELLSGILSNRGATISTKELKIRQNTLKTLRAEVAWGQEQFQLLLQESPSKEAGSGSAEDLDPSMEELRYRWMLYKSKLKDVGDVRVRKSSAKRVQAKQEELLNAAKIQKKPSLMQRVCRLALPLWLLFLALLLLLFLLPLMDESHSCSLSNNFARSFNVMLRYEGPPPT from the exons AAAATCCATCAGTCGGAGCATGAAGGTTGGGTCAAGATGGACCTGGTAATGGTGGCGGCTGAGAACCTTCTGCAGAGTGGAGATGAAGAGATGAGGAACCACACCCACACTAAGCTCAAAGAACTGAAGAGCCTGTGGGAGGAGACATCTACCTACATCATTCACTGTCACAG TCGTATCGAGTGGGTGTGGCTTCACTGGAGCGAGTACCTGAAGGCTTACGAGGAGTTTGAGCTTTGGCTGACGCGACTGCAGTGTGTCCTAGACACTGGGGTGGAGCTGCAGTTGGGGGTGAAGGAGAAGCTCTGGCAGGTGGACCAGCAGAGAGTGGCGGTCAGTGATGTCCATGGACAGGCAGTGCTGTTGGAGAGGCTGTTAGACGAAGCGGCCGCACTGCACAACCGAACTCAGGACCCCAGCGTGGATTCCCAAGCCCAGAAGAGTCTGCAAGAGGCCTACAGAGATGTCCGGGACAGAGCTGAG GAGCGTCTTTTGCTGCTTCAGAAGATCGCAGAGGAGCACCAGACATACCAAGGCTGCGTTCAGAGGTTCCAGTCCTGGCTGCTGTCGAAAACCAAGGAGCTGACCGATCTGATGGACAGAGAGAACACGGCTGAGGACAAGCTCAAAGCCTTACAA GCTCTGGATGACAGTGTAGCTGGTGAGGAGAAAACCCTCCAACACATTGAAGGTTTGGCCGAGGCAGTGAGGAGAAGCACCTGTCCAGCAGGAGcagaggtggtggtggaagaGGCTGAGGAGCTGAGGCTTGGCTGGCAGAGGCTTCGACAGGGCCTGTGTGAGGCTGGGGAGGGCCTGCGCTCCAGCCTGGACTCTCACAGTCAGTACATGTCAAGAAGCCAGCGGCTGGAAGAAGACATCGGGCGCCTCAGAGTGCTGTTGCATGAGCTGGACCATGAACTGCTTATGGGCCACGAGGCTGAAGACCACACTGACTGCAATGAGGAGCAGATGGTGGGCCAGTGGAAGAAATACACA GGTGTAAGGAATACACTGGCAGGGGAAGAGTCCCAAGTGGAACTTCTAAAGTCTCAGCTCAAGGAGCTCTTTAAATTCTCAGTGGACTCACAGCACCTTTCTGATGATGTCCTGGCTGTTGTCAAAGAGCATCAGAG tgtgaaATCTAGAGCAACCAGGCTGTGTTCCGATTCAGAGTCAGGACTGAGAAACGTTCTCCAGGATCCTCTGCTGGTCTACGCCCAGTGGAGTCACATGGTATCTCAGGTGTTGGAGGCTTCTGCTGAGGTTACCGATTTCTCCCACATCGCCATGCTGGTTCAGAAGATAGAG CATCTGCTGAAGGAAAGTGTCCAGCTCCAGGAGCGTCTGAGTCTGCTGCATGTGAAGGGAGACCTGCTGGACTCTGTGTTTGGTCCAGAGAGGTCTGATGGTTTACAGGGTGATCTAAGTGCTGCCATCAAAAACAGAGAGCTGCTGCACACCCAGCTACTGCAGAGGAGGAACAGGCTTCAG GCTTTAATTTCAAGAACCAAGGACTTTGGTGACGCCTACAATTTGATACGCTCCAAGCTGGGCCAACTTCGTGACCgactgacagcagcagatgtCCTACAGCCTGACATCTTGGCCAAGAAAAGTCAGTCAGACCAGTTCACG GTAATCCAGAGGGACATAGAGGACTGTGAAGCCCACATCACAGCACTGGAGACTCTGGTCTCCTCCAGTCAGAACAACAGGACTCAGTTTGAACTGCTCTATGCTGAATGGAAACATCTGCACAAGGCAGTCAGG ATAAAGGTCCAGGAAAGTCAGCAGAGCATCGCAGATCATGAGAGCTTCCACGACAGCCTTCTGAACATAGAGAAATGGCTGATGATCATGAAGCAAAAGCTTAAGTCCTTTCAAAGTTCCTCAGGAGAATGGAGCATCGAAGGTCGCCAGCATGAAGCTCAG AGAGCACTGGGGGAGTTTCCTGAGAAGGAGATTCAGCTGCAGCACATGGAGGTCCAGGGTCAACGGGTTTTGGAGAGGACTTCAGAGGACGGACGGATCCACATTGTATGTGACATGAAGCGGCTACGAGAGTCCTGGATGGCCCTCTACAACATGAGTCTCAATCTTCACGG GCTACTGAACAGCACCATTAAGCATACAGAGTCTGGCTTTAGGAGTATTGGAGGCGGCACATTCACACCCGAGGAAGAGGACAGTGAGGTCTGGACAGGATCCAGAGGATCCAGAACCCAGAGAGGCCAACAACAAGATGAAACCGTAGAGTTATTTGGAACCTTTGCAAGTCCTGTACCAAAAGGCATGGAGGGAGTGGATGTGGAGAATGTGATTTCAGGGCAAGGTGAGTGGATCCAGGGTCACTCTGAAGGTCACATCATACTGTCGGGACAAGATGGGGAACATCTCAGTCAGAACATCTCATCAAAGACACACGTGGACAGCAGGCGCTCTTTTAAAGGAGATGAAGTTGATTCCTTTGCTTGGAGCTTCCATGGCGAAAGTCAaactcacaaagacacagatgGATTCCTTGACAATGAAGACTCAACAGTGTCCGACAGTCACGTCTTGATTGGAGACAGAGGTGTAACAGCACTGACCACAAAG GGGAGCACAGGACGGTACAGATCCAGAAGGGCAGAGTTTGAAGCCTGGCTGTGCAAAGAGAATGAACTTCTTTCAGGAATCCTCAGCAACAGAGGAGCAACAATCAGCACCAAAGAACTCAAGATCAGACAGAACACCCTGAAA ACTCTGAGAGCAGAAGTGGCCTGGGGTCAAGAGCAGTTCCAGCTGTTGCTTCAGGAAAGTCCGAGCAAAGAGGCTGGTTCTGGGTCAGCAGAGGATCTGGATCCGAGTATGGAGGAACTTCGCTACCGCTGGATGCTCTACAAGTCCAAACTGAAGGATGTGGGAGACGTCAGGGTGAGGAAGAGCAGTGCTAAG aGAGTCCAAGCCAAACAAGAGGAGCTACTCAATGCAGCAAAGATACAAAAG aaGCCCAGCCTGATGCAGCGTGTGTGTCGGCTGGCGTTGCCATTGtggctcctcttcctcgctctgCTTCTCTTGCTGTTCCTGCTGCCGCTCATGGACGAAAGCCACAGCTGCTCCCTCTCCAACAACTTTGCCCGGTCCTTCAACGTCATGCTTCGCTACGAGGGCCCTCCACCCACATAG